A stretch of DNA from Spirochaetota bacterium:
CCCCCGGGAGCCGCGCATCCGAACGAATACGCCGTGCGCGCGAAGGTCCGCGGCCCTCCGGGCATAGTCGTGCCGGAAGGCTGACGCATAACGCGCCATGAGGCCGCGGATCTTCATGGAGTATTTCATCATGGTCATCGTGTTCTCGCTCAGTTCATGGGGGTCAGGTAACTCACCAGGGTGAACGATTCCTCGGCCTGCTTCCCGGGCTCGTCGGCGGACATGCGGTAGCTTTTCATCTTGAGGGTCGTACGCACGGCGACCGGGAACTTCTTGTCGTTCTTCGAGTCCCAGTGCGAGCTCCAGTCGTTCCGCAGCCAGAATTCGAACTTGATATCGGCGACGTGTTTTAGCAGGATGCTCGACGCGCCCCCGGTCTGCGGGGCGTCGTCGTAGGTGAGCTTTTCACGCCGCATTAAAAGGTAGCTTCCCTCGAACCCGGGATCGGGCGTTTTATCCTCCATGAGATAGTATCCCACTTCCTTGACGTCGCTTCGGGGAAAGGATTCACGGGGGTCCGATGATACCGTCGACGCGACGCGATTCACGGCGACGAATGAGATCTTCCCGTTGGAAAAGGTGCCGGAAGAATTTTCGCCCGATATCTGTACGTTCGGGTTCAGCTTGTTGGAGAACGCGTAGGTCAGGTCCTTGTCAACGCGGTAGAGCGCGAGGTTCAGGCTTTCGTAGAATCCCGCCACCCCGGCCGAGTGG
This window harbors:
- a CDS encoding prepilin-type N-terminal cleavage/methylation domain-containing protein; amino-acid sequence: MGGARHAEKLFHQLHLPGEMTEMRRLFTRLHSLLAEDQGFSLIEMVVAMSVSSLILIMAYTAHRSVIASIRHSAGVAGFYESLNLALYRVDKDLTYAFSNKLNPNVQISGENSSGTFSNGKISFVAVNRVASTVSSDPRESFPRSDVKEVGYYLMEDKTPDPGFEGSYLLMRREKLTYDDAPQTGGASSILLKHVADIKFEFWLRNDWSSHWDSKNDKKFPVAVRTTLKMKSYRMSADEPGKQAEESFTLVSYLTPMN